The following proteins come from a genomic window of Gossypium raimondii isolate GPD5lz chromosome 5, ASM2569854v1, whole genome shotgun sequence:
- the LOC105767307 gene encoding probable disease resistance protein At1g52660, with translation MADRKGKVEKRWDSLLIMLPLRNPTQKKLNDYVRNFKRAGDELNCKMEDIELQLKAELLRSLGKIPKKGVENWLKDVKEMIREAQVVENKVSNGRYHCRACNGKLVDEKTQEMKEFLDKAPNASEALAMDGPSGELPLPTSELVGEEAVRKEIWECLMQEKVSKIGVWGMGGVGKTTIMKHIHNDLLKQQRFERVIWVTISKEFNVMKIQDNIASALESKECLDKEEDELRRAAILSEILKKAGKHVLIRVAAMAASWC, from the exons ATGGCAGACAGAAAAGGGAAAGTAGAAAAAAGATGGGATTCCTTACTAATAATGCTGCCTTTGCGGAACCCAACACAGAA AAAGCTGAATGATTATGTGAGAAACTTCAAGAGGGCCGGAGATGAATTGAATTGCAAAATGGAAGATATAGAGCTGCAATTGAAAGCAGAGCTTCTTCGTTCTCTAGGGAAGATTCCAAAGAAGGGAGTTGAAAATTGGTTGAAAGATGTGAAAGAGATGATTAGGGAAGCACAAGTTGTTGAAAACAAAGTCAGTAATGGGAGATACCACTGTCGTGCTTGCAACGGGAAGCTGGTTGATGAAAAGACTCAAgaaatgaaggaatttcttgataaagctCCTAATGCCTCCGAAGCTCTTGCCATGGATGGTCCAAGTGGTGAGTTGCCACTACCAACATCAGAACTAGTTGGAGAGGAAGCTGTCAGAAAAGAGATTTGGGAATGTTTGATGCAGGAAAAGGTGAGCAAGATTGGGGTTTGGGGAATGGGCGGTGTAGGTAAAACCACTATCATGAAGCACATCCATAATGATCTTTTGAAACAACAAAGATTTGAAAGGGTAATCTGGGTTACCATATCAAAGGAGTTCAATGTAATGAAGATACAAGATAATATTGCAAGTGCGTTGGAGTCAAAGGAATGTTTAGACAAAGAAGAAGACGAGCTCAGACGAGCAGCAATCTTGTCAGAAATACTGAAGAAAGCAGGAAAGCATGTTCTAATTCGAGTTGCAGCAATGGCTGCAAGTTGGTGTTGA
- the LOC105768381 gene encoding norbelladine synthase produces the protein MLKQTSFVFFVLLIGCYIRVNCEELKHLTNEVEVNVPANLTWELYRHLGISKLAAQQLKHVIQRIQVLKGDGGVGTVLKLTFVPGNSSYTEIFNVIDDQKRVKVAQTLEGGCLEIGCSIQLVQFDIIEKSPSKSIIKSDISYAVKKEFQAKDPKPNIQCLAAVAQVAKYYLERANWA, from the exons atgttgaagcaaacttcttttgttttctttgttcttcTCATTGGTTGCTACATTAGAGTTAATTGTGAGGAATTAAAGCATCTTACCAATGAGGTTGAAGTGAATGTGCCTGCAAATCTGACTTGGGAACTTTATAGGCACCTTGGGATCTCAAAACTTGCTGCTCAACAGCTTAAACATGTTATTCAACGGATTCAAGTTTTGAAAGGTGATGGTGGGGTTGGAACTGTTCTTAAACTCACTTTTGTTCCAG GGAATTCAAGTTATACTGAGATATTCAATGTGATTGATGACCAAAAGAGGGTGAAAGTGGCACAAACTTTAGAAGGTGGATGCCTTGAGATTGGTTGCTCGATTCAACTGGTTCAGTTCGATATAATAGAAAAATCCCCGAGCAAAAGCATCATAAAATCTGATATTTCATATGCTGTCAAGAAAGAATTTCAAGCTAAGGATCCAAAGCCTAATATTCAATGCTTAGCAGCTGTTGCACAAGTTGCAAAGTATTATCTTGAGAGAGCAAATTGGGCttaa
- the LOC105768378 gene encoding protochlorophyllide reductase, chloroplastic, with translation MALQAAALVPSTFSVPKEGKSGASFKDSSLFGVSLSDHIKADFTSSALRCKREFNHRIGAVRAQTTATATPAITRSTVDGKKTLRKGSVIITGASSGLGLATAKALAETGKWHVIMACRDFLKAERAAKSAGMSKENYTIMHLDLASLDSVRQFVDSYKRSGRPLDVLVCNAAVYQPTAKEPTFTAEGFELSVGTNHLGHFLLSRLLLDDLKQSDYPSKRLIIVGSITGNTNTLAGNVPPKANLGDLRGLAGGLNGLNSSAMIDGGDFDGAKAYKDSKVCNMLTMQEFHRRFHEETGITFASLYPGCIATTGLFREHIPLFRLLFPPFQKYITKGFVSEEEAGKRLAQVVSDPSLTKSGVYWSWNKDSASFENQLSQEASDQDKARKIWELSEKLVGLA, from the exons ATGGCTCTACAAGCTGCTGCTTTGGTTCCATCTACTTTCTCTGTACCAAAAGAG GGAAAGTCTGGTGCTTCTTTCAAGGATTCATCTCTCTTTGGAGTGTCACTTTCTGATCACATCAAAGCTGACTTCACCTCTTCTGCTTTAAGATGCAAG AGGGAATTCAACCATAGAATTGGGGCTGTCAGAGCCCAAACAACAGCCACTGCAACACCAGCCATCACCAGATCTACAGTGGATGGAAAGAAAACACTAAGAAAGGGTAGTGTGATCATCACCGGTGCCTCCTCTGGATTGGGTTTAGCCACTGCGAAGGCCTTGGCTGAAACTGGGAAATGGCATGTTATAATGGCTTGCAGGGACTTTCTCAAGGCTGAGAGAGCTGCTAAGTCTGCTGGAATGTCAAAAGAAAACTACACCATTATGCATTTAGACCTTGCCTCCCTCGACAGTGTCCGACAATTCGTCGATAGCTACAAGCGATCAGGCCGACCTCTTGATGTACTTGTTTGCAATGCTGCTGTTTATCAACCAACTGCCAAGGAACCCACTTTCACTGCTGAAGGATTTGAACTTAGTGTGGGGACTAATCACCTCGGTCACTTCCTTCTTTCGCGGTTATTGCTCGATGATTTGAAACAATCCGATTATCCATCGAAACGCCTCATCATCGTCGGTTCCATAACAG GAAACACAAATACATTGGCCGGTAATGTACCTCCGAAGGCAAACCTTGGGGATCTAAGAGGACTTGCAGGTGGACTAAATGGACTGAACAGCTCTGCCATGATTGATGGTGGAGATTTTGATGGTGCCAAAGCATACAAGGACAGCAAAGTCTGCAATATGCTCACTATGCAAGAATTCCACAGGCGTTTCCATGAGGAAACCGGCATTACATTCGCTTCATTGTACCCTGGTTGCATAGCTACCACCGGCTTGTTCAGGGAGCACATTCCTTTGTTCAGGCTCCTCTTCCCTCCATTCCAGAAGTACATCACCAAGGGGTTCGTCTCCGAAGAGGAAGCCGGAAAAAGACTCGCTCAG GTCGTGAGCGATCCTAGCTTGACGAAATCTGGTGTTTACTGGAGCTGGAACAAGGATTCGGCTTCATTCGAGAACCAGTTATCTCAAGAAGCTAGTGATCAAGATAAAGCACGCAAAATATGGGAGCTTAGTGAGAAACTCGTTGGCTTGGCCTAA